One segment of Aquimarina sp. BL5 DNA contains the following:
- a CDS encoding glycosyltransferase family 4 protein, with translation MLKVLLITYYWPPAGGPGVQRWLKFVKYFKDFGIEPIVYIPENPTYPLIDESLASEVSDEIIILKQPIFEPYRLAEIFSKKSSKTISKGIIAKKEKQSLIQKLLLYIRGNFFIPDARKFWIKPSVKYLNEYISQANIDTIITTGPPHSVHLIGKELKEKLDLNWIVDFRDPWTTIGYHDKLKLTKGSIKKHKQLEKEILANADHITVTSYTTKEEFQNITNKSISVITNGYDTEKVSEVQLDNEFTISHIGSLLSGRNPEKFWQVLYELTQENNEFAKAFRLRLVGAVSEDVLFSINEAGLSDFLENKGYVSHKEAIEIQHRSQVLLLVEINRPETRCIIPGKLFEYMVSKRPILAIGPKDADISRLIEETNSGYFFEYSEDSEMKSAILGCFKEFQEGKLISKTEEVEKYSRRALTKEMSLVLKNLKQNRTVD, from the coding sequence ATTTTGAAAGTATTACTCATCACATATTATTGGCCTCCTGCTGGTGGTCCTGGAGTACAGCGATGGCTTAAATTCGTTAAATACTTTAAAGATTTTGGAATTGAGCCTATAGTGTATATTCCAGAAAATCCAACATACCCTTTAATAGATGAATCACTAGCATCAGAGGTTTCTGACGAAATCATCATTTTAAAACAACCTATTTTTGAACCTTACCGTTTAGCTGAAATTTTTTCTAAAAAATCATCCAAAACGATTAGTAAAGGTATTATTGCTAAAAAAGAAAAACAATCTCTTATCCAAAAGCTTTTGCTGTATATAAGAGGAAACTTTTTTATACCAGATGCACGTAAATTTTGGATAAAACCGTCTGTAAAATATCTAAATGAATATATTTCTCAAGCTAATATAGATACCATAATCACTACAGGTCCACCGCATAGTGTGCATTTGATAGGGAAGGAGTTAAAAGAAAAACTTGATCTTAATTGGATAGTAGATTTTAGAGATCCTTGGACTACAATTGGATATCATGATAAATTAAAACTCACCAAAGGTTCCATAAAAAAGCATAAGCAATTAGAGAAAGAAATTTTAGCAAATGCGGATCATATAACCGTAACAAGTTATACTACGAAAGAGGAATTTCAGAATATTACCAATAAATCTATTTCTGTAATTACTAATGGATACGATACAGAAAAAGTTTCGGAAGTACAGTTAGACAATGAATTTACAATTTCGCATATAGGTTCCTTATTATCAGGAAGAAATCCAGAAAAATTCTGGCAGGTACTTTATGAACTTACACAAGAAAATAATGAATTTGCTAAAGCTTTTAGATTGCGATTAGTAGGAGCAGTTAGCGAAGATGTATTATTCTCTATTAATGAAGCTGGATTATCTGATTTTTTGGAGAATAAAGGATATGTTTCTCATAAAGAGGCAATAGAGATTCAACATCGTTCTCAGGTTTTATTATTAGTAGAAATTAATCGACCAGAAACTAGATGTATCATACCAGGAAAGTTATTTGAATATATGGTTTCTAAAAGGCCTATTTTAGCTATCGGACCTAAAGATGCAGATATATCAAGATTAATAGAGGAAACAAATTCTGGTTATTTCTTTGAGTATTCTGAGGATAGCGAAATGAAAAGCGCAATACTTGGTTGTTTTAAAGAATTTCAGGAAGGGAAACTAATATCTAAAACTGAGGAGGTAGAAAAATATAGTAGAAGAGCACTTACAAAGGAGATGTCTTTGGTGTTGAAAAATTTAAAACAAAATAGAACCGTAGACTAA
- a CDS encoding YfhO family protein, giving the protein MMAYLKRFIPHFLVILGFIIASLTFFSPVLSGKMIFQNDIKLYEGTARQQNEFRKNTGKETFWNNAAFGGMPTYAIGARFPHDYMDKLDRLIRFLPRPADYLFLYLTSFYILLLVMRIPWKMAILGALAFGFSAYLIIIIGVGHNAKAHAIAYFPLVISGILLVFQKRYVWGFMLTALAMGLEIQANHYQMTYYLGLLVFVIGVTYFIDAFKRKEIPHFLKSSAILIVAALLGLATNATTLLSTSEYAKTSIRGKNLLAEETSSSSVKDGLDYDYITAYSYGKLESLNLFVPKLMGLGRASDLGKDSAFYQKLIELGQPAEQADYYANVTGLYWGAQPFVEAPPYLGITVVFLALLGLLLVKGRLRWWLLSGIILSLTLSWGKNLDFLTRFFVEYVPLYNKFRAVSSIQVILEFVIPIAAVFGLYQLFNEKTSFQERQKKFFISLGVFGGLCLIFWLFGGSLFSFKSPNDVQVAIEQPAIFDAIKEDRITIMKSDSLRSFIFILLIGGLLWFTLKKKLSENLMIIGVGILILIDLVGVDRRSVDSESFISKRTYKSYFQPTAVDQEILKDKSYYRVLDQARGFRNSHTNNFFNSINGYSAVRPRKIDDIYNEHIAKGNLQVINMLNIKYVIQQNEERQLDVQENPSANGPAWFIEELKFVDDYKTEFESLSTIDTKKTAVIRKEFKAALENYKPIKDSIATISISKTNPDHLAYNSYTENPGFLVFSETYYKDGWNAYIDGKPETIYPVNYMLRGLKVPAGKHTIEFKFEPQVVKTGSTITLASSVIFGLLFLGALFFEYKKRKLEVSEENS; this is encoded by the coding sequence ATGATGGCTTATCTAAAAAGATTTATTCCTCACTTTCTTGTTATTTTAGGTTTTATAATTGCTTCGCTCACATTTTTTAGTCCTGTTCTTAGCGGGAAAATGATATTTCAGAATGATATAAAGTTGTATGAAGGTACAGCAAGACAGCAAAATGAGTTCCGTAAAAATACAGGAAAAGAAACATTTTGGAATAATGCAGCCTTTGGTGGAATGCCAACCTATGCTATCGGGGCTAGGTTTCCTCATGATTATATGGATAAGTTGGATCGCTTGATTCGTTTCTTACCAAGGCCTGCGGATTACTTATTTCTGTATCTTACTAGTTTTTATATCTTACTACTAGTTATGAGAATTCCTTGGAAAATGGCAATTCTCGGGGCATTAGCGTTTGGATTTTCGGCGTATCTTATCATAATAATAGGGGTAGGGCATAATGCAAAAGCACATGCGATAGCTTATTTTCCACTTGTAATTTCTGGTATTTTGCTAGTTTTTCAAAAAAGATATGTCTGGGGTTTTATGCTAACAGCGTTAGCGATGGGATTAGAAATACAGGCGAATCATTATCAGATGACCTATTATCTTGGTTTATTGGTGTTTGTAATTGGCGTCACCTATTTTATTGATGCTTTTAAAAGAAAAGAGATTCCACATTTCTTGAAATCTTCAGCTATTTTAATTGTTGCTGCTTTATTAGGTCTGGCGACTAATGCTACCACCTTGTTATCGACATCAGAATATGCAAAAACCAGTATAAGAGGAAAGAATTTATTAGCAGAAGAGACGTCATCTTCATCAGTAAAGGATGGATTAGATTACGATTATATTACAGCATATAGTTATGGTAAATTAGAGTCTTTAAATCTTTTTGTTCCTAAATTAATGGGATTGGGAAGAGCTTCTGATTTAGGCAAAGATTCTGCTTTTTATCAAAAATTGATTGAACTAGGTCAACCAGCGGAACAAGCCGATTATTATGCAAATGTTACTGGATTATATTGGGGAGCACAGCCTTTTGTAGAAGCTCCTCCTTATTTAGGTATTACAGTAGTATTTCTCGCATTATTAGGATTATTATTAGTGAAAGGTAGACTTAGATGGTGGTTACTGAGCGGAATTATTTTATCGCTTACCTTAAGTTGGGGTAAGAATTTGGACTTCTTGACTCGATTCTTTGTAGAGTACGTCCCACTCTATAATAAGTTTAGAGCTGTTTCTAGTATTCAGGTTATTCTAGAATTCGTAATACCAATTGCAGCAGTATTTGGTTTATATCAATTATTTAATGAGAAAACCTCATTTCAAGAGCGACAAAAGAAATTTTTTATATCTCTAGGCGTTTTTGGAGGATTGTGTTTAATATTTTGGTTATTTGGAGGAAGTTTATTTAGCTTTAAGTCTCCTAACGATGTTCAGGTAGCCATAGAACAACCCGCTATTTTTGATGCCATAAAAGAAGATCGAATTACTATTATGAAAAGTGATAGTCTGCGATCCTTTATTTTTATTCTATTGATCGGAGGTTTACTTTGGTTTACTTTAAAGAAAAAACTTTCTGAAAACCTAATGATTATAGGTGTTGGAATTCTTATCCTTATTGATTTAGTAGGAGTAGATCGTCGTAGTGTGGATAGTGAATCGTTTATTTCTAAGCGAACCTATAAATCATATTTCCAGCCAACTGCTGTAGATCAGGAAATTTTAAAAGATAAATCTTATTATAGAGTATTGGACCAGGCAAGAGGTTTTAGAAATTCTCATACAAATAATTTTTTCAATTCCATAAACGGGTATTCTGCGGTTCGTCCTAGAAAAATAGACGATATCTACAATGAACATATTGCCAAAGGCAATCTCCAAGTAATAAACATGCTTAACATAAAGTATGTAATACAACAAAATGAAGAAAGACAATTAGATGTACAAGAGAACCCTTCGGCAAATGGACCAGCTTGGTTTATAGAAGAATTAAAGTTTGTAGATGATTATAAAACAGAATTTGAGTCATTAAGTACTATAGATACTAAGAAAACAGCTGTTATTAGAAAAGAATTTAAAGCAGCATTAGAGAACTATAAACCGATTAAAGATAGCATTGCTACTATTTCTATATCTAAAACAAATCCAGATCATCTGGCGTATAATTCATATACTGAAAATCCAGGATTTCTTGTTTTTTCTGAAACGTATTATAAAGATGGATGGAATGCATATATAGATGGAAAACCAGAAACTATCTATCCTGTAAATTATATGTTGCGGGGATTAAAGGTTCCTGCAGGAAAACATACTATAGAGTTTAAGTTCGAACCACAAGTAGTAAAAACGGGAAGTACAATTACGTTGGCAAGTTCTGTTATCTTTGGATTACTATTTTTGGGAGCCTTGTTTTTTGAATATAAAAAACGAAAATTGGAGGTTTCAGAAGAGAATTCTTAA
- a CDS encoding DUF4834 family protein, producing the protein MKKNNMQEASLSGVLKVILILLLIYYGLKILTRLFGPLLLRYVTKKAGEKFQQQFQQYQQPQSSPKEDVTIDKKTKQKSTNKDVGEYIDYEEID; encoded by the coding sequence TTGAAAAAAAATAATATGCAAGAGGCTTCGTTATCAGGGGTATTAAAGGTAATTCTCATTCTGTTATTGATATATTACGGATTAAAGATATTAACGCGTTTATTTGGTCCTCTATTGCTTAGATACGTAACAAAGAAAGCTGGAGAAAAGTTTCAACAGCAATTTCAGCAATACCAACAACCCCAATCTTCACCAAAGGAAGATGTAACCATTGATAAAAAAACCAAACAAAAATCTACGAATAAAGATGTAGGAGAGTACATCGATTATGAGGAAATTGATTAA
- a CDS encoding transporter encodes MSPKSLLLLVSLFLLGLTASAQYTEKINTNRPGTSQGAFSVGNNVLQLEGGFGFGKEKHKLFDTKTNTFNFDYTVRYGLLIEQLEINLNGSFRSEGIKQTVGANEEKIRRTDFEYNTIGVKYLIYDPYKKPKDQDSINYDELKSWKERYRFKWKSLIPAVSAYVGMNYVNTDNAFTFPNDQTISPKIVVMTQNNWWTSNAGSWVLVTNLIVDKITTDNPAYGWIITSTHTLNNKWAVFGEYQGQKSDFYSDNILRLGGAYLFNDDLQIDANIATNFKDTPSIFRVSVGASYRFDWHKKDEIIEKPGFESGIKNEEELNEKENDSLSIDREFEEIENDSLKLEKTPFINEFEDSSIRESMEKDLDERRTAQRLERERLEKEKQDKKDDKKFQKEERRRLKREAKEAKQAEKARIKAEKEKQKMIQDIDAELDKMEQDEGVDDELKKIDEELKKLEEMEKDVDPEKEKEQKEEKKKVEEEEEDVDAAYDKLQKEQAKAKKEEEKRRKKEEKKRLKEEKKRKKEEEKRKKAEEKKKKEGDDNNEG; translated from the coding sequence ATGAGCCCTAAATCTTTGCTATTGTTGGTAAGCCTATTCCTACTTGGCTTAACTGCATCTGCACAATATACTGAGAAAATAAACACTAATAGACCTGGGACTTCTCAAGGTGCTTTCTCTGTTGGAAATAATGTATTACAATTGGAAGGTGGTTTTGGTTTCGGAAAAGAAAAACACAAACTATTTGATACCAAGACAAATACATTTAACTTCGACTACACTGTTAGATATGGGTTATTGATAGAACAACTGGAAATCAATTTGAATGGTAGCTTTAGAAGTGAAGGTATTAAACAAACAGTAGGTGCCAACGAAGAAAAAATAAGACGTACCGATTTTGAATATAATACTATAGGAGTTAAATATCTTATATATGATCCTTACAAAAAACCAAAAGATCAGGATTCAATAAATTATGATGAATTAAAAAGCTGGAAGGAGCGCTACAGATTTAAATGGAAAAGCCTTATCCCCGCTGTATCGGCTTATGTTGGCATGAACTACGTGAACACAGACAATGCTTTTACATTTCCTAATGACCAAACGATTAGTCCGAAAATCGTTGTAATGACACAAAATAACTGGTGGACTAGTAATGCAGGAAGCTGGGTTTTGGTTACTAACCTAATCGTAGATAAAATAACTACAGATAATCCTGCATATGGTTGGATTATTACCAGTACTCATACACTCAATAATAAATGGGCCGTCTTTGGTGAATATCAGGGACAGAAAAGTGATTTTTATAGCGACAATATACTAAGGCTCGGTGGTGCATATTTGTTCAATGATGATTTACAGATTGATGCCAATATAGCGACGAACTTTAAAGATACTCCTTCTATTTTTCGAGTAAGTGTTGGTGCATCTTATAGATTTGACTGGCATAAAAAAGACGAAATTATAGAAAAACCAGGCTTTGAAAGTGGTATAAAGAACGAAGAGGAATTAAATGAAAAAGAAAATGATAGTCTAAGTATCGATCGCGAATTCGAAGAAATCGAAAATGATAGTTTAAAATTAGAGAAAACACCATTCATAAATGAGTTCGAAGATAGCAGTATCAGAGAATCAATGGAAAAGGATCTCGACGAAAGAAGAACGGCACAACGCTTGGAACGCGAGCGACTCGAAAAAGAAAAACAAGATAAAAAAGACGACAAAAAGTTCCAAAAAGAAGAACGCAGAAGATTAAAGCGTGAAGCCAAAGAAGCTAAGCAAGCAGAAAAAGCTCGAATCAAAGCAGAAAAAGAAAAGCAAAAAATGATTCAGGATATAGATGCTGAATTGGATAAAATGGAACAAGATGAAGGTGTAGATGATGAGTTAAAGAAGATTGATGAAGAACTCAAAAAACTAGAGGAGATGGAGAAAGACGTTGATCCGGAAAAGGAAAAAGAGCAGAAAGAAGAAAAGAAAAAAGTTGAAGAAGAGGAAGAAGATGTAGATGCGGCTTATGACAAACTTCAAAAAGAACAAGCCAAGGCTAAAAAAGAAGAAGAAAAACGTAGAAAGAAAGAAGAGAAGAAACGCCTGAAAGAAGAAAAGAAAAGAAAAAAAGAAGAAGAAAAACGTAAAAAAGCGGAAGAGAAAAAGAAAAAAGAAGGTGATGATAATAATGAAGGTTAG
- a CDS encoding FadR/GntR family transcriptional regulator has translation MRINLGNDPLSSKTEVETVISKIRDLIINRQLEPGDKLPSERTLSDKFNASRSQLRLAIQKLEFYGIVKRYPKSGTFVSKIGVGALNSMMANILHLQAPDFKSLVETRLILETKAVKLAAIRRTEKQLYQIEKAHEAYIKKAINGQDALDEDLLFHLKVAEASCNSVINSLMLVITPEIITNFVTNKICDAQNFSSLIKEHQDIVNAIKNNDPEEAIKSLKIHFKDLYNYCHTN, from the coding sequence ATGAGAATTAACCTAGGAAACGACCCTTTATCTTCTAAAACCGAAGTTGAAACCGTAATCTCAAAAATAAGAGACCTAATCATAAACCGGCAACTCGAACCTGGAGATAAACTACCGTCAGAAAGAACATTATCCGATAAATTCAACGCTAGTAGAAGCCAATTACGGCTAGCCATACAAAAGTTAGAATTTTATGGGATAGTAAAAAGATATCCCAAAAGTGGAACTTTTGTATCCAAAATTGGTGTAGGAGCCCTAAACTCTATGATGGCAAATATTTTGCACTTACAAGCACCCGATTTTAAGTCTTTAGTAGAAACTAGATTAATACTAGAGACAAAAGCTGTAAAATTAGCAGCAATCAGAAGAACTGAAAAACAATTATATCAAATAGAAAAAGCGCACGAAGCGTATATTAAAAAAGCCATTAATGGACAAGATGCATTAGATGAAGATTTATTGTTTCATCTGAAGGTAGCAGAAGCAAGTTGTAACAGTGTTATTAACTCCTTGATGCTAGTAATCACACCTGAAATAATTACCAATTTCGTTACAAACAAAATTTGTGACGCACAAAACTTTTCAAGTTTGATAAAAGAACATCAAGATATTGTAAATGCCATAAAAAATAATGACCCAGAAGAAGCTATAAAAAGTCTAAAAATTCATTTTAAAGACTTATACAATTACTGTCATACTAATTAA
- a CDS encoding TonB-dependent receptor produces MNHKITIVLLLSLLYHFTSYGQESYELTGIVTSLETNTPIPGVSVVVVGTSTGAVTDFDGKYTLNVKSGDIVQFSYIGLTTKNVTISGQTTLNISMEEDSEALDEIVVVGYGTRKKSHNTGAIAQVKGSDVAAIQATRVDEALAGKLSGVLIQNQNPEPGANPKIQIRAASSLAGDSGPLIIVDGYQISGNLATVNPNDIESLEVLKDAASAAIYGANGANGVILVTTKKGKLGQPQFNYNAFVSFSNKYRKNILKSGPEWAAISREEIAAGNWDLSQVDPAFVEYRLRAYENSPGAISPEDWLFRTGTTINHDFSMAGGSENSKYFASVGYQNAEGVAITQGFERFNARLNIDTKLGEKFKAGASFNGFTSRRDILAHDMRDLLRSYGVHPVYHTAESIAFVQSLDVEAQGLGLAAFDNGYRGGIGPTSIYELAPGDRVDDWHYGRANNGIGGSGDAGPAQKLDNADAWQKIYFANISSYLQYEIIDGLTIKAVLGGDYNNTQNYYYQGLGADSRARTDQTDLDESTRNATSILSTTTLNYKKLIGKHDIDAVIGYEFLNNYINAISLVGTNVPNSDIINYNLLDPEDITTTETEITRARKSVFGRVQYAYDDRYLVSASLRRDGDSRFGTNKQYGVFPAMSLGWNVHNEGFWKSNTFSLLKLRFSTGSLGTSAFLNDFDAQSLLNPIPTVFGTGFGISGNVNNPDLTWQTNTETNYGIDLGFLNNRFRLSVDYYNSDIEDMLIGRTVSYTTVGQPSIIVNNGDMTSSGLEFELSAGIIQNQDFSWNISANLSTINTEITDLDSVDELPQIQYGQSGRGPIFRNYVGGEIGEMWGLETIGEVEMRFLEDPTRHPNNTSGESYVVDQNGDGVINSDDYVKIGQATPDFYWGLNSSMSYKAFDLSMQFQGSHGAEVYNIDPLYYESQWSGRLVDSFDVDDNGIADHNGEFYIGNRRQTDHGIQDASFIALRNLTLGYTFDQKLISKTGLSSIRIYGASTNLLYIWGDDYTSYNPEGIETGNSGYAGPTTYGVQVGASPIVRSFTFGLNVNF; encoded by the coding sequence ATGAATCACAAAATAACTATAGTTTTATTACTATCGTTATTATATCATTTCACCTCATATGGGCAAGAAAGTTATGAGTTGACTGGTATAGTAACATCATTAGAAACAAATACACCAATCCCTGGTGTGAGCGTCGTTGTTGTTGGAACCTCTACAGGAGCAGTAACAGATTTTGACGGAAAATATACTCTGAATGTAAAATCAGGTGATATCGTACAATTCTCTTATATAGGACTCACTACAAAAAATGTTACTATCTCTGGGCAGACCACGCTGAATATATCCATGGAAGAAGATTCTGAAGCTCTAGATGAAATAGTAGTAGTTGGATATGGAACCAGAAAAAAATCACACAACACTGGTGCTATTGCTCAGGTTAAAGGAAGTGATGTAGCTGCTATACAGGCAACTCGTGTAGATGAAGCGCTAGCAGGTAAATTATCTGGAGTCTTAATTCAAAATCAAAATCCAGAACCAGGTGCAAACCCAAAAATTCAAATAAGAGCAGCTTCTTCTCTTGCGGGTGATTCTGGGCCATTAATTATAGTGGATGGTTATCAGATTTCAGGAAATTTAGCTACTGTAAATCCAAATGATATTGAAAGTTTAGAAGTTTTAAAAGATGCAGCTTCGGCAGCTATTTATGGCGCCAATGGTGCTAATGGTGTTATTTTAGTAACCACAAAAAAAGGTAAATTAGGTCAGCCGCAATTCAATTATAATGCATTTGTTAGTTTTTCAAATAAATATCGTAAGAACATCTTAAAATCGGGACCAGAATGGGCAGCAATTTCAAGAGAAGAAATTGCAGCTGGTAATTGGGATTTATCTCAAGTTGACCCTGCTTTTGTAGAGTATAGATTAAGAGCATATGAAAACTCACCAGGAGCTATCAGTCCAGAAGACTGGTTATTTAGAACTGGTACTACCATCAATCATGATTTTAGTATGGCGGGTGGTTCTGAAAATTCTAAGTACTTCGCTTCAGTAGGATATCAAAATGCAGAAGGTGTGGCGATAACACAAGGATTTGAAAGATTTAATGCTCGTTTAAACATTGATACTAAATTAGGCGAAAAATTTAAGGCTGGTGCTAGCTTTAATGGTTTTACTTCGAGAAGAGACATTTTGGCTCACGATATGAGAGACTTATTAAGATCCTATGGCGTTCATCCTGTTTATCATACAGCCGAATCTATTGCATTTGTGCAGTCATTAGACGTAGAGGCTCAAGGATTAGGATTAGCGGCATTCGATAATGGTTACAGAGGAGGTATTGGTCCGACGAGCATATATGAATTAGCGCCGGGAGATAGAGTTGACGATTGGCATTATGGTAGAGCTAATAATGGTATTGGAGGTTCAGGGGATGCCGGACCTGCTCAAAAATTGGACAATGCAGATGCTTGGCAGAAAATCTATTTTGCCAATATTTCATCGTATTTACAATATGAAATCATTGATGGCTTAACCATAAAAGCTGTTTTAGGTGGTGATTATAACAATACTCAAAATTATTATTACCAAGGTCTTGGGGCAGATTCTAGAGCACGTACAGATCAAACAGATTTAGATGAAAGCACCAGGAATGCAACTTCTATTTTAAGTACTACAACATTAAATTACAAGAAATTAATAGGCAAACACGATATTGATGCTGTGATAGGTTATGAATTTTTAAATAACTACATCAATGCCATTTCTCTTGTAGGAACTAACGTCCCTAATAGTGATATTATCAATTATAACTTATTGGATCCAGAAGATATTACAACAACGGAAACAGAGATCACAAGAGCAAGAAAGAGTGTCTTTGGTAGAGTCCAGTATGCTTATGATGACCGTTATTTAGTATCTGCATCTTTAAGGAGAGATGGTGATTCTCGTTTTGGAACTAATAAACAATATGGAGTTTTTCCTGCAATGTCTTTAGGTTGGAATGTTCATAATGAAGGCTTTTGGAAATCAAATACATTTAGTCTTCTTAAATTAAGATTTAGCACGGGATCCTTAGGGACAAGTGCATTCTTAAATGATTTTGATGCACAAAGTCTTTTAAATCCTATTCCTACTGTTTTTGGTACTGGGTTTGGAATTTCTGGAAACGTAAATAATCCAGATCTAACATGGCAAACCAATACAGAAACGAATTATGGTATAGATTTAGGATTCCTAAATAACCGTTTTAGACTGAGTGTGGATTATTACAACTCAGATATTGAAGATATGTTAATAGGAAGAACAGTGTCTTATACAACCGTGGGGCAACCTTCTATAATAGTAAACAATGGTGATATGACAAGTTCTGGATTGGAATTTGAACTTTCTGCAGGTATTATTCAAAATCAAGATTTCTCTTGGAATATTAGTGCTAACTTATCTACTATTAATACAGAAATTACAGATTTGGACTCGGTAGATGAGCTACCACAAATACAATATGGTCAGAGCGGTAGAGGGCCTATTTTTAGAAACTATGTTGGAGGAGAAATTGGTGAAATGTGGGGTTTAGAAACCATTGGCGAAGTAGAAATGCGATTTTTAGAAGACCCAACAAGACATCCTAATAACACTTCCGGTGAATCTTATGTAGTGGATCAAAATGGAGATGGAGTTATTAATAGTGATGATTATGTAAAAATAGGACAAGCTACTCCAGATTTCTACTGGGGATTAAATAGTTCTATGAGCTATAAGGCTTTTGATTTATCAATGCAATTTCAAGGTTCTCATGGAGCAGAGGTATATAACATTGATCCTCTTTACTACGAGTCACAATGGTCTGGCAGACTTGTAGATTCTTTTGATGTTGATGATAACGGAATTGCTGATCATAATGGAGAGTTTTATATAGGTAACAGAAGACAAACGGATCACGGTATTCAAGATGCATCTTTTATAGCACTAAGAAATTTAACTTTAGGCTACACCTTCGATCAAAAATTAATATCCAAAACAGGTTTAAGTTCTATTAGAATTTATGGTGCATCTACTAATCTGTTATATATATGGGGTGATGATTATACTTCATACAATCCAGAAGGTATTGAAACCGGAAATTCTGGTTATGCTGGACCAACAACCTATGGTGTTCAAGTTGGTGCAAGCCCTATTGTAAGAAGTTTTACGTTTGGTCTAAATGTTAATTTTTAA
- a CDS encoding RagB/SusD family nutrient uptake outer membrane protein, which translates to MKKIILLLAIVSFFTACEDLEQVPSNIANSDSLTDFEGVLNAAYYYQLGSVTPMAVMGDFRADNALMIEEPYPSFDRFNSDLLDMEDQFFEPFYIALYRSILSANNVIENSASSNDIGEAKFIRALSYFKLVRVFGDVTVNLSSGDLNLDTTRQPATEVYNTIIIPDLQDAIAALDNSGLSSGRATQIAAQGLLGKVYMQIGNFSSAESHLSAVVNGAAAAGVSLQPNFADIFGDANDLNPEVLFATQVSSSIPDEYGFTEFTGWYIGNDSKSFEPLDLDLVAAFDAAGDITRKDLTVDEVGIRGIKYLSENPDQDWIELRLADVILLYAEALNENTNADGSQSASILGLLDDIRTRAGLASLSGTANTQIEVRQAIANERRLELAFEGQRWFDLVRTGTVDAEMGETINPNYHVFPVPVSEILASDGVITQNPGY; encoded by the coding sequence ATGAAAAAAATAATTTTATTATTAGCTATAGTTTCATTCTTCACTGCTTGCGAAGATTTAGAACAAGTGCCATCAAATATTGCAAATTCAGATTCATTAACAGATTTTGAAGGTGTTTTAAATGCTGCATACTATTACCAGTTAGGTTCCGTAACACCAATGGCTGTGATGGGAGATTTTAGAGCAGACAATGCCTTAATGATAGAGGAACCCTACCCTTCTTTTGATAGATTTAATAGTGATTTGTTAGATATGGAAGATCAGTTTTTTGAACCATTTTATATTGCCCTATACAGATCAATCTTAAGTGCAAATAACGTTATTGAAAATTCAGCTAGTTCGAATGATATTGGTGAAGCAAAGTTTATAAGAGCCTTATCTTACTTTAAATTAGTACGTGTTTTTGGAGATGTAACTGTAAATTTAAGTTCTGGAGATCTTAATTTAGATACAACGAGGCAGCCAGCTACAGAAGTATACAATACTATCATCATTCCTGATTTACAAGATGCTATAGCAGCATTAGATAATTCAGGGTTATCTAGTGGCAGAGCAACGCAAATAGCAGCTCAAGGATTATTAGGTAAAGTATATATGCAAATTGGTAACTTTAGCAGTGCAGAATCTCATCTTTCTGCTGTAGTAAATGGCGCAGCTGCTGCTGGTGTAAGTTTACAACCAAACTTTGCTGATATTTTTGGAGATGCCAATGATTTAAACCCAGAAGTTCTTTTTGCAACTCAAGTATCAAGTTCAATTCCAGATGAATATGGTTTTACAGAATTTACAGGATGGTATATCGGTAATGATTCAAAATCTTTTGAGCCATTAGATTTGGATTTAGTTGCTGCTTTTGATGCTGCGGGTGATATCACAAGAAAAGACCTTACAGTTGATGAAGTTGGTATAAGAGGAATAAAATATCTATCAGAAAATCCAGATCAAGATTGGATAGAATTAAGATTAGCAGATGTCATTTTGTTATATGCAGAAGCACTTAATGAAAACACCAATGCAGATGGTTCGCAATCAGCATCTATTTTAGGTTTACTAGATGATATTAGAACTAGAGCTGGCTTAGCAAGTTTAAGCGGTACTGCAAATACGCAAATAGAGGTTAGACAAGCTATTGCAAACGAAAGACGATTAGAATTAGCCTTTGAAGGACAACGATGGTTTGACCTAGTTAGAACAGGTACTGTAGATGCAGAAATGGGAGAAACGATTAACCCTAATTATCATGTATTTCCAGTTCCAGTTTCAGAAATACTTGCTAGCGATGGTGTAATCACTCAAAACCCTGGATATTAA